The Thomasclavelia ramosa DSM 1402 genome includes a region encoding these proteins:
- a CDS encoding glutamyl-tRNA reductase, whose product MEFAVIGVSHKQLALDKRSLFSFTDTQKLEFSSLLLTYGIEQVLILSTCNRSEVYLMYQTDIDFLPSIYLNYFNQAEAPLYVKTGDEAFRHLLKVTCGLESMLIREDQILGQVKQAYDFTCRMSLGGKELSLIFQETLNFVKKMKHKYQQPSISLTHLAVEHLKKVSNLYNQKIMICGAGEIATSFIPYLYDNNELIFSNRNSGKLVKLKQQYPKIKIIPFNQRKILLDQVNILISATASPHLIFNRDDFISSQLIAIDLTIPRDIDKTASIQCIDLDTLNHEVAVNNQLRSKDVEKINSEIDIKIREVRTKLDSIKYDYVIQSLQAKSMQLANQTYEILVNKLSLTARERHILEKTLKASFMQIMKDPIHCVKTNQINDLEVINKLFSLKEDNEE is encoded by the coding sequence ATGGAGTTCGCAGTAATTGGTGTTAGCCACAAGCAATTAGCATTGGATAAACGTTCCTTATTTAGTTTTACAGATACTCAAAAATTAGAATTTTCAAGTTTATTATTAACCTATGGTATTGAACAAGTTCTTATTTTATCAACTTGTAATCGAAGTGAAGTTTATTTGATGTATCAAACAGATATTGATTTCTTACCATCTATTTATTTAAATTATTTTAATCAAGCTGAGGCGCCATTATATGTTAAAACTGGTGATGAAGCTTTTAGGCATCTATTAAAAGTAACCTGTGGATTAGAATCGATGCTGATCCGTGAAGATCAAATATTAGGACAAGTTAAGCAGGCATATGATTTTACTTGTAGAATGTCTTTAGGGGGAAAAGAGTTATCTTTGATTTTTCAAGAAACTCTTAATTTTGTCAAAAAGATGAAGCACAAATATCAGCAGCCGTCAATCTCATTGACTCATTTAGCCGTTGAACATTTAAAAAAAGTATCAAACTTATATAATCAAAAAATTATGATTTGTGGTGCCGGTGAAATTGCGACATCATTTATCCCATATTTATATGATAATAATGAATTAATTTTTTCTAATCGAAATAGTGGCAAACTTGTTAAATTAAAACAACAGTATCCTAAAATAAAAATTATTCCCTTTAATCAAAGAAAGATCTTGTTGGATCAAGTTAATATTTTAATAAGTGCTACAGCGAGCCCGCATCTAATCTTTAATCGTGATGATTTTATAAGTTCACAATTAATAGCGATTGATTTGACGATTCCTCGTGATATTGATAAAACTGCTTCTATTCAATGTATTGATTTAGATACATTAAACCATGAGGTTGCAGTCAATAATCAATTACGAAGTAAAGATGTAGAAAAAATAAATTCAGAAATTGATATTAAGATCAGGGAAGTAAGAACAAAGCTTGATAGTATCAAATATGATTATGTGATACAATCTTTACAGGCAAAAAGTATGCAGTTAGCTAATCAAACTTATGAAATTTTGGTTAATAAACTATCTTTAACTGCTCGTGAGCGCCATATATTAGAAAAAACATTAAAAGCATCATTTATGCAAATAATGAAAGATCCGATACATTGTGTAAAAACTAATCAAATCAATGATCTTGAAGTAATAAATAAACTATTTAGTCTTAAAGAGGATAATGAAGAATGA
- the hemC gene encoding hydroxymethylbilane synthase codes for MKIIVGSRGSSLALKQTEYVIEKLQRAYPENEYEIKVIHTIGDKMQHIALDKINDKGVFVKEIEKELLEHTIDLAVHSLKDMPSDNPAGLVYAKTLAPSDYRDCLVLKNCSSLARLPQHATIATGSKRRKYQLLKLRPDLKIVDIRGNVNTRLQKMANQEIDGLVLASAGLKRLGLEDLISEYLDETKMIPACGQGILAIQVRQDSELLTMINNISDEITTTRMELERLFLKTVNGSCHIPVGGYAKIIGDQVHFYGLLGNEDGTVLKNIDKKFSLKDASEEVTALAEMLMREVYER; via the coding sequence ATGAAAATAATTGTTGGTAGCAGAGGCTCAAGTCTTGCGTTAAAACAAACTGAATATGTAATTGAAAAACTCCAAAGGGCATATCCAGAAAATGAATACGAAATTAAAGTCATTCATACCATTGGTGATAAAATGCAACATATTGCTTTGGACAAAATAAACGATAAAGGTGTTTTTGTTAAAGAAATCGAAAAAGAACTATTAGAGCATACAATTGATCTTGCTGTCCATAGTTTAAAGGATATGCCAAGTGATAATCCTGCTGGTTTAGTATACGCTAAAACGTTAGCTCCTAGTGATTATCGTGATTGCTTAGTATTAAAGAATTGTTCTTCATTAGCAAGGCTGCCTCAGCATGCAACGATTGCAACAGGAAGCAAGCGGAGAAAATATCAACTATTAAAACTCCGCCCTGATTTAAAAATCGTTGATATTCGTGGAAATGTTAATACTCGTCTGCAAAAGATGGCAAATCAAGAAATCGATGGTCTAGTACTTGCAAGTGCTGGGCTAAAACGTTTAGGCTTGGAAGATTTAATTAGTGAGTATTTAGATGAGACAAAAATGATTCCTGCCTGCGGTCAAGGCATATTAGCAATTCAAGTTCGTCAAGATAGTGAATTATTGACGATGATCAATAATATAAGTGATGAAATTACAACAACACGAATGGAACTGGAACGTTTATTTTTAAAAACAGTAAATGGCAGTTGTCATATTCCCGTTGGCGGTTATGCAAAAATTATTGGAGATCAGGTACATTTTTACGGATTGTTAGGGAATGAAGATGGAACGGTTTTAAAAAACATTGATAAGAAATTTAGTTTAAAAGATGCAAGCGAGGAAGTAACAGCACTTGCTGAAATGTTAATGAGGGAAGTTTATGAACGGTAG
- the cobA gene encoding uroporphyrinogen-III C-methyltransferase has translation MNGRVYLVGGGPGAIDLYTVKALECIKSADCIIYDRLIDPAILNYCKETCEKIYVGKASNNHTLAQDNINLLLIEKARQYAQVVRLKGGDVYVFGRGGEEALALFKAGIDFEVVPGLTSAVAGLCYAGIPITHRGVSSGFMVVTAHHKNNQAYEWDYQQFLDDSLTYIFMMGQQKLEQIVTNLLVAGKDKTTPIALISNATRTEQRSIYGTLENIIDKFKDSYLCSPMLIVVGAVVALHHELDFFQRKILLNKKILVACVSDQELPISKYFKEQGAAVKQVQLGKVNYLNSQQKLDLNHKLIVFTSQNGIRGFFNYLKMQRVDHRSLTTVRFACIGEKTANLLQLYGYYSDLISPKANSEDFNNYLKNKRMDSEEMIIVRAKEHSKIKKRAEDHELIVYENKELIIVEEESYHLACFTCASSVERLAKYPSTFKIALSIGPMTTQALKKYYPHVKIIEAKDNSYEGMIAIIKENINVL, from the coding sequence ATGAACGGTAGAGTCTATTTAGTCGGTGGTGGTCCAGGAGCAATCGATTTATATACAGTTAAGGCGCTCGAATGTATAAAAAGTGCTGACTGTATAATTTATGATCGGCTAATTGATCCCGCAATATTAAATTATTGTAAGGAAACATGTGAGAAAATCTATGTGGGTAAAGCTTCAAATAACCATACTTTAGCTCAGGATAATATTAATCTTCTGTTAATTGAAAAAGCTCGACAATATGCACAAGTCGTTCGATTAAAAGGTGGCGATGTCTATGTTTTTGGTCGTGGTGGCGAAGAGGCCTTGGCTTTATTCAAAGCAGGAATTGACTTTGAAGTTGTTCCGGGTTTAACTTCAGCTGTTGCTGGTTTATGTTATGCAGGTATTCCAATAACACATCGTGGGGTATCTTCTGGATTTATGGTAGTAACAGCTCACCATAAAAATAATCAAGCTTATGAATGGGATTATCAACAGTTTCTAGATGATAGCTTAACGTATATATTTATGATGGGACAACAAAAACTAGAACAAATCGTTACAAATCTTTTGGTGGCAGGAAAAGATAAGACTACTCCAATTGCTTTAATTTCCAACGCAACTCGAACAGAGCAGCGAAGTATTTATGGAACACTAGAAAATATTATCGATAAATTTAAAGATAGTTATTTGTGCTCGCCTATGTTGATTGTTGTTGGTGCAGTAGTAGCACTTCATCATGAATTAGATTTTTTTCAAAGAAAAATACTACTAAACAAAAAGATACTGGTTGCATGTGTTAGTGATCAAGAATTACCAATCAGTAAGTATTTCAAAGAACAGGGGGCGGCAGTTAAACAGGTTCAGTTAGGGAAGGTCAATTACCTGAATTCTCAGCAAAAATTAGATTTAAATCATAAATTAATTGTTTTTACCAGCCAAAATGGTATTAGAGGATTTTTTAATTATTTAAAGATGCAAAGGGTTGATCATCGTAGTTTGACAACAGTTCGTTTTGCTTGTATTGGTGAAAAGACAGCCAACTTGTTACAACTATATGGATATTATAGTGATTTAATTAGTCCTAAAGCAAATAGTGAAGATTTTAATAATTATTTAAAAAATAAACGGATGGATAGTGAAGAAATGATTATTGTTCGTGCTAAGGAACATAGTAAGATAAAAAAACGAGCAGAAGATCATGAATTAATTGTTTATGAAAATAAAGAATTAATAATTGTTGAAGAAGAGTCATATCATTTAGCCTGTTTTACTTGTGCTTCATCAGTTGAACGTTTAGCAAAATATCCAAGTACTTTTAAGATTGCTTTGTCAATTGGACCAATGACGACTCAGGCGCTTAAAAAATATTATCCGCATGTGAAGATTATTGAAGCTAAAGATAATAGTTATGAAGGAATGATTGCGATTATAAAGGAGAATATTAATGTTTTATAG
- the hemB gene encoding porphobilinogen synthase has protein sequence MFYRGRRLRNKKVPRNLIKENRLSVEQLISPIFVVAGNNIKKEISSLEGIYHYSIDRLNEIIKELQRAGINACILFGIPEHKDELGTEAYNDDGIIQRAIREIKKIAPEMYVIGDVCMCEYTDHGHCGILDRDGCVINDETLLYLGKIAVSYAKSGVDMVAPSAMMDGEILAIRKALDETGFKDLPIMGYSAKYASSYYGPFRAAANSAPSFGNRSSYQMDIANGNEAMREIQADIDEGADIIMVKPALAFLDVIKEAKLSFNMPICAYNVSGEYAMLKMAVKQGIMKEAVIEESLLAIKRAGADMIITYFALELAQKWQGDHHD, from the coding sequence ATGTTTTATAGAGGAAGAAGATTACGTAATAAAAAGGTACCAAGAAATTTGATCAAAGAAAATCGTTTATCAGTGGAGCAATTAATCAGCCCAATATTTGTGGTTGCAGGAAATAATATTAAAAAAGAGATATCTTCATTAGAGGGAATATACCATTATTCTATTGACCGTCTTAATGAGATAATTAAAGAATTACAGAGAGCTGGAATTAATGCGTGCATTCTTTTTGGAATTCCCGAACATAAAGATGAATTAGGGACTGAAGCATACAATGATGATGGAATCATCCAAAGAGCAATTAGAGAAATCAAAAAAATTGCTCCAGAAATGTATGTGATCGGTGATGTTTGTATGTGTGAATATACAGATCATGGACATTGCGGGATTTTGGATCGTGATGGTTGTGTGATTAATGATGAAACTTTATTATATTTAGGCAAGATTGCAGTAAGCTATGCTAAAAGTGGGGTAGATATGGTAGCTCCAAGTGCAATGATGGATGGTGAAATTCTTGCTATAAGAAAAGCACTTGATGAAACGGGATTTAAAGATTTACCAATCATGGGTTACAGTGCTAAATATGCTTCCTCTTATTATGGACCATTCAGAGCGGCTGCTAATAGTGCTCCTTCATTTGGAAACCGTTCAAGTTACCAAATGGATATAGCTAATGGTAATGAAGCGATGCGAGAAATACAAGCTGATATAGATGAAGGTGCTGATATTATTATGGTAAAGCCGGCATTAGCTTTTCTCGATGTAATCAAGGAGGCAAAACTTAGTTTTAATATGCCAATCTGCGCTTATAATGTCAGTGGTGAATATGCAATGCTTAAAATGGCAGTTAAGCAGGGAATAATGAAAGAAGCAGTAATAGAGGAATCGTTATTAGCAATAAAACGAGCTGGTGCTGATATGATTATCACTTACTTTGCACTTGAATTAGCTCAAAAATGGCAAGGTGATCATCATGACTAA
- the hemL gene encoding glutamate-1-semialdehyde 2,1-aminomutase: MTNQEIFEEACQYIPGGVNSPVRAFKSVGEIPVFAKKGDKAHLFGEDGVEYIDYICSWGPLILGHNHPVVQNAIIEASQLGTSFGLPTKLEVAMAKLIVDSYQGIEMVRMVNSGTEATMSALRVARGFTGRNKIIKFEGNYHGHSDGLLVKTGSGALTFNLPTSPGIPQEIISQTIICKYNDLSSVIAAVEQNKKDIAAIILEPVAANMGIVPATKEFLTGLRTLCDQNGIVLIFDEVITGFRVSYHSCPDYLGVIPDMVCFGKIIGGGLPVGAYGGKKEIMSLVSPQGPVYQAGTLSGNPLAMSVGLAQLSYLNNHPDVYEYINKAANYLENGIKTILSTLSLDYQVHRCQSLLTLFFTNKPITTFEDVQTCNTEMYALFFREMLRQGILIAPSQFEAWFVSAAHSQIDLDNTLNAIKKALVKCHDALVD, encoded by the coding sequence ATGACTAATCAAGAAATATTTGAAGAAGCTTGTCAATATATTCCAGGTGGTGTAAACTCACCAGTCCGAGCTTTTAAATCAGTTGGTGAGATTCCAGTTTTTGCAAAAAAAGGTGATAAGGCGCATTTGTTTGGTGAAGATGGAGTTGAATATATTGATTATATTTGTTCTTGGGGACCACTTATTTTAGGGCATAATCATCCAGTCGTTCAAAATGCAATTATTGAAGCGAGTCAGTTAGGAACAAGCTTTGGACTACCAACTAAGTTAGAAGTAGCAATGGCTAAATTGATTGTTGACAGCTATCAAGGAATTGAAATGGTAAGAATGGTTAATTCAGGAACAGAAGCTACAATGAGTGCTTTAAGAGTAGCTCGAGGCTTTACTGGTCGGAATAAAATTATTAAATTTGAGGGCAATTATCACGGACATAGTGATGGTTTATTAGTTAAGACTGGTTCAGGAGCATTAACTTTTAATCTTCCAACTAGTCCGGGAATTCCCCAGGAAATAATTTCTCAAACAATAATCTGCAAATATAATGATTTAAGCTCTGTAATAGCAGCAGTAGAACAAAATAAAAAAGATATTGCCGCAATTATTTTAGAGCCTGTTGCAGCCAATATGGGAATAGTTCCAGCGACTAAAGAGTTTTTAACCGGATTACGTACATTATGTGATCAAAATGGAATTGTTTTGATCTTTGATGAAGTAATTACAGGGTTCCGTGTCTCTTATCATAGCTGTCCAGATTATTTAGGAGTTATTCCCGATATGGTTTGTTTTGGTAAAATTATTGGAGGTGGGCTGCCAGTTGGAGCATACGGCGGAAAAAAAGAAATTATGAGTTTAGTTTCACCTCAAGGGCCGGTTTATCAAGCAGGAACGCTATCAGGTAATCCATTAGCTATGTCTGTTGGTTTAGCACAATTAAGCTATTTAAATAATCATCCTGATGTTTATGAATATATAAACAAAGCAGCAAATTATTTAGAAAATGGAATTAAAACTATTTTATCTACATTATCATTAGATTATCAGGTGCATCGTTGTCAAAGTTTATTGACGCTATTTTTTACCAATAAACCAATTACTACTTTTGAAGATGTTCAGACTTGTAATACTGAAATGTATGCTTTGTTTTTTAGAGAAATGTTAAGACAGGGAATTTTAATTGCTCCTAGTCAATTTGAAGCATGGTTTGTAAGTGCTGCTCATAGCCAAATTGATCTCGACAATACTTTAAATGCAATAAAAAAAGCACTGGTGAAATGTCATGATGCCTTGGTTGATTAA
- a CDS encoding precorrin-2 dehydrogenase/sirohydrochlorin ferrochelatase family protein — MMPWLINFKDKTVVIVGGGAVASRKALQFLKEGAKVKIIASRIDRKLEALEVEKYLTDYQPKYLQNAFFVYIATDDRELNNQIIRDADELGVLCACATSSMASLKAMKVVETENLLLGISTKGQYPAFTKKLAYELEQYDDYLSALSNIRRLVLLNNLVNKHDRKQFFKQLMYFEKTELDMLLMFILEKEGRLLIFTAQCMNVIDYFAEQVSAMSLCLKEIDFQDKLKILMMLKIKWQIQPMVISYGKIYDKISKMCSPKEVAAPLFNSEILLEQLYSNKVKRLFIIHPRSNSKLFDILSRYGSVCAFNTKIIGEYEQIIPFVLLPGYHYQNDILKAIENVKGQLTPVLLEDKQVVALLTKEISRRFGLEKVAI, encoded by the coding sequence ATGATGCCTTGGTTGATTAATTTTAAAGATAAAACAGTTGTTATAGTTGGCGGTGGTGCGGTTGCTAGTCGTAAAGCATTGCAGTTTCTTAAAGAAGGGGCTAAAGTAAAGATAATTGCTTCTCGCATTGATAGAAAGCTCGAGGCTTTAGAGGTAGAAAAGTATCTGACAGATTATCAGCCTAAATATCTTCAAAATGCTTTTTTTGTTTATATTGCAACTGATGATCGTGAATTAAATAACCAGATAATTAGAGATGCTGATGAATTAGGAGTATTGTGTGCTTGTGCTACTTCAAGTATGGCATCTTTAAAGGCCATGAAGGTAGTAGAAACGGAAAATCTGCTTTTAGGTATATCAACAAAGGGGCAGTATCCAGCTTTTACTAAAAAATTAGCTTATGAATTAGAACAATATGATGATTATTTATCTGCTTTAAGTAATATTCGTAGGCTGGTTCTTTTAAATAATTTGGTAAATAAACATGATCGAAAACAGTTTTTTAAGCAGCTGATGTATTTTGAAAAAACAGAATTAGATATGTTACTAATGTTTATTTTAGAAAAAGAAGGACGTCTATTAATTTTTACAGCACAGTGTATGAATGTGATTGATTACTTTGCTGAACAAGTATCTGCGATGTCTCTATGTTTAAAGGAAATAGATTTTCAAGATAAATTAAAAATATTAATGATGTTAAAAATAAAATGGCAGATTCAGCCAATGGTCATTTCATATGGAAAGATCTATGATAAAATATCTAAAATGTGTTCACCAAAAGAAGTAGCAGCACCACTTTTTAACAGTGAGATTCTTTTAGAACAACTTTATTCTAATAAAGTAAAACGCTTATTTATAATTCATCCACGGAGTAATAGTAAACTATTTGATATTCTTAGTAGGTATGGTTCAGTATGTGCGTTTAATACTAAAATAATAGGTGAATATGAACAAATCATTCCTTTTGTATTGTTGCCAGGATATCATTATCAAAATGACATTTTGAAGGCAATAGAAAATGTTAAAGGACAGTTAACCCCAGTATTATTAGAGGATAAACAAGTTGTAGCACTACTAACAAAAGAAATTTCAAGACGTTTTGGATTAGAAAAGGTTGCTATATAG
- a CDS encoding uracil-DNA glycosylase family protein, which translates to MKDFGELKQKIQECRYCQRQFGYEPHPVVWGKPNAKIMQISQAPSLNVHNTLKPFNDLSGKKLREKWYDIDDETFYDQNNFYIASLAHCYPGKSKSGGDRLPPKCCSEKWLRQEIDIVDNQIYIIIGSYAAKKIFPNQNFVDLIFNDQVFNGKPAYVLPHPSPLNRRWFKTYPEFEAKRVKEIRAVIKSLV; encoded by the coding sequence ATGAAAGATTTTGGAGAATTAAAACAAAAAATACAAGAGTGTCGCTATTGTCAAAGACAATTTGGATATGAACCTCATCCTGTTGTCTGGGGCAAACCTAATGCTAAGATCATGCAGATTAGTCAAGCCCCTTCATTAAATGTCCACAATACTTTAAAACCATTTAATGATTTAAGTGGGAAAAAACTTCGTGAGAAGTGGTATGATATAGATGATGAAACATTTTATGATCAAAATAATTTCTATATTGCTTCTTTGGCTCACTGTTATCCTGGTAAATCTAAAAGCGGTGGGGATCGTTTGCCGCCAAAATGCTGTAGTGAAAAGTGGTTAAGGCAAGAAATTGACATAGTTGATAACCAAATTTATATCATCATTGGTAGTTATGCCGCTAAGAAAATATTTCCTAATCAAAACTTTGTTGATTTGATTTTTAATGATCAAGTTTTTAATGGGAAACCTGCATATGTTCTTCCGCATCCTTCACCATTGAATCGGCGCTGGTTTAAAACATATCCAGAATTCGAAGCTAAACGAGTTAAAGAAATCAGGGCAGTAATAAAGAGTTTAGTTTAG
- a CDS encoding SPFH domain-containing protein — MISDNFFTEHMTIVIAVAIVLLLIIILLTCWKRVPADKALVITGLKKRVLTGKGGIQVPFLETSCIISLEAVSMTTDITEAPSKQGIFVDIAGTAVVKVDNNPEKVLIAVEQFCSGNADRTTQNIKTVVEQILEGKLRGIVSTLTVEQINEDRVAFENSIEDSITRELDNMGLRLLSYTVLKIATQGGYLENRAIPQIAQSKADADIASAERARDTEVKTAAAVREGQKAKLEAEAEIAQSDRDKTIRMEQYRAEQDKIKANADVSYKLQEIENNKIVADRNVELAKKEAQVVEEQLVASVKKPADAKKYETEVQAEANKIKSIKEAEARAQALKIEAQARADAKLLEAKAEAEAIRAQGEAEAEALKAKGIAEAEAKDRLAEAMEKYGEAAMMSMVVERLPEIMAQIAKPMEQIDKITVIDNGSGDGGSKVSKIVSDVAANGFEVLKDLTGADLGEVVRTIANKNSNNKPKTK, encoded by the coding sequence ATGATTTCAGATAATTTCTTTACAGAACACATGACTATTGTTATTGCTGTAGCTATTGTTCTACTACTTATTATTATTTTATTGACATGCTGGAAAAGAGTTCCTGCTGACAAAGCTTTAGTTATCACCGGATTAAAGAAACGTGTTCTAACGGGTAAAGGGGGTATTCAAGTACCATTTCTTGAAACATCTTGTATCATTTCATTAGAAGCTGTTTCAATGACCACTGATATCACTGAAGCACCTTCAAAACAAGGAATTTTTGTTGATATTGCTGGTACTGCAGTTGTTAAAGTTGACAATAATCCAGAGAAAGTATTAATTGCAGTCGAGCAATTTTGCAGTGGTAATGCTGATCGTACTACTCAAAATATTAAAACTGTAGTTGAACAAATCTTGGAAGGTAAACTTCGGGGAATTGTTTCTACATTAACCGTAGAACAAATTAATGAAGATCGTGTCGCATTCGAAAACTCAATTGAAGACAGTATTACACGAGAATTAGATAACATGGGATTACGTTTGTTATCATATACAGTATTAAAAATTGCTACTCAAGGGGGATATTTAGAAAACCGGGCAATCCCTCAAATCGCCCAATCAAAAGCAGATGCTGATATTGCTAGCGCTGAAAGAGCAAGAGATACCGAAGTTAAAACTGCTGCTGCAGTACGCGAGGGGCAAAAAGCTAAATTAGAAGCTGAAGCTGAAATTGCTCAAAGTGATCGTGATAAAACAATTCGAATGGAACAATATCGTGCCGAACAAGATAAAATCAAAGCCAATGCCGATGTTTCATACAAGCTTCAAGAAATTGAAAATAATAAAATCGTTGCTGATCGTAATGTTGAATTAGCAAAAAAAGAAGCACAAGTAGTTGAAGAACAATTAGTGGCATCTGTAAAAAAACCAGCTGACGCTAAAAAATATGAAACTGAGGTTCAAGCTGAAGCAAATAAAATAAAATCGATTAAAGAAGCCGAAGCTCGAGCTCAAGCATTAAAAATCGAAGCTCAGGCACGCGCTGACGCCAAATTATTAGAAGCTAAAGCTGAAGCCGAAGCTATTCGAGCACAAGGGGAAGCTGAAGCCGAAGCTTTAAAAGCTAAGGGAATTGCCGAAGCCGAGGCCAAAGACCGTTTAGCCGAAGCCATGGAAAAATATGGTGAGGCCGCAATGATGTCAATGGTAGTTGAACGTCTCCCAGAAATTATGGCACAAATTGCCAAACCAATGGAACAAATCGACAAGATTACTGTTATTGATAACGGTAGCGGTGATGGCGGAAGTAAAGTTAGTAAAATTGTTAGTGATGTTGCTGCTAATGGGTTTGAAGTTTTAAAAGATCTAACTGGTGCCGATTTAGGTGAAGTTGTTCGTACTATCGCTAATAAAAACAGTAATAATAAACCTAAAACTAAATAA
- the rapZ gene encoding RNase adapter RapZ, giving the protein MDQVEIVIVTGMSGAGKTSAMACFENLAYRCIDNYPVALLTEFAELVQDNPKYQRVAMAVSLDDALKAIRLLSNLDWIHLTVVFLDCDDEVLVKRYKETRRSHPLLISNKASSLIEAIEFERRLAEPISRLAHLVIDTTKLKGARFQNLLEDYFSKGKIDPFRITFESFGYKHGVPKDADLLFDVRFLPNPFYIEELRHLTGNDQAVYDYVIDKEETKVFIEKMTVLFDYLLKEYEKEGKMHLIIGIGCTGGQHRSVSLTNYFADHYSKVYQVHRLHRDADH; this is encoded by the coding sequence ATGGATCAAGTAGAAATAGTAATTGTAACTGGGATGTCAGGTGCAGGGAAGACTAGCGCGATGGCCTGTTTTGAAAATCTGGCATACCGTTGTATTGATAATTATCCGGTTGCCTTATTGACTGAATTTGCGGAATTAGTGCAGGATAATCCCAAATACCAAAGAGTAGCGATGGCAGTAAGTTTGGATGATGCACTTAAAGCAATTAGATTATTATCAAATTTAGATTGGATTCATCTAACTGTCGTATTTTTAGATTGTGATGATGAAGTTCTAGTTAAAAGATATAAAGAAACAAGAAGGTCTCATCCTTTGTTGATTTCAAATAAAGCGTCTTCTTTAATTGAAGCAATAGAGTTTGAACGACGTTTAGCAGAGCCGATTTCACGATTAGCACATTTAGTAATTGATACAACAAAATTAAAAGGAGCAAGATTCCAAAATTTATTAGAAGATTATTTTAGTAAAGGGAAAATTGACCCATTTAGAATAACCTTTGAATCATTTGGATATAAACATGGGGTACCCAAAGATGCAGATTTATTATTTGATGTCAGATTCTTACCAAACCCTTTTTACATTGAAGAATTACGTCATTTAACAGGAAATGATCAAGCTGTTTATGATTATGTAATTGATAAAGAGGAAACAAAAGTCTTTATTGAAAAGATGACTGTTTTATTTGATTATTTATTAAAAGAATATGAAAAAGAAGGTAAGATGCATTTAATTATTGGAATTGGCTGTACTGGAGGACAACATCGTTCAGTTTCGTTAACTAATTATTTTGCTGATCACTACAGTAAAGTTTATCAAGTTCATCGGTTACACCGTGATGCAGATCATTAA
- the whiA gene encoding DNA-binding protein WhiA, which produces MVSFSRVVKEEVVFNDFESCCQRAMLCAVIKINGTLSLSNHGLSLTIRTENAKIASKIHKMLKEEYDPQIEFLVSRKMKLKKNNVYILKVTKAREILDDLSLMDGLGFNQIPNPKIIEKECCTRAYLAGAFLSCGSVNNPETSNYHLEMSFNEEEFAQFIADLINRFELNAKIIKRRNKYVVYLKSSEKIGDFLRAIGASQSVMNFESTRIDRSMSNTVNRWNNCDIANEMKSMATANKQLEDIETVDMFLGLDMLDEKTRAVALIRKKYPELTLNELTEVYYEETGQTISKSGLHHRFKKISEEAKRLIQMESD; this is translated from the coding sequence ATGGTATCTTTTTCAAGAGTTGTCAAAGAAGAAGTAGTTTTTAATGATTTTGAATCATGTTGTCAAAGAGCAATGTTATGTGCAGTAATTAAGATCAATGGGACATTATCGCTATCAAATCATGGTCTTTCTTTAACGATTAGAACAGAGAATGCTAAGATTGCATCAAAAATACATAAAATGTTAAAAGAAGAGTATGATCCTCAGATCGAATTTCTTGTTTCAAGAAAAATGAAACTAAAGAAAAATAATGTTTATATTTTAAAGGTTACTAAAGCAAGGGAAATTTTAGATGATTTATCATTGATGGATGGTTTGGGGTTTAATCAGATTCCTAATCCCAAGATTATTGAAAAGGAATGTTGTACAAGAGCTTATTTAGCAGGGGCATTTTTATCATGTGGAAGTGTTAATAATCCTGAAACATCAAATTATCATTTAGAAATGAGTTTTAATGAAGAAGAATTTGCTCAGTTTATTGCTGATTTAATTAATCGGTTTGAGTTAAATGCAAAGATTATTAAACGTCGTAATAAGTATGTAGTTTATTTAAAGTCTTCAGAAAAGATTGGTGATTTTTTACGGGCAATCGGAGCGAGCCAGTCAGTAATGAATTTTGAAAGTACTCGAATTGATCGCAGCATGTCAAATACTGTAAATCGCTGGAATAATTGTGATATTGCTAATGAAATGAAATCAATGGCAACAGCAAATAAACAATTAGAAGATATTGAGACGGTAGATATGTTTCTTGGTTTAGACATGCTTGATGAAAAAACACGTGCTGTTGCTTTAATTAGAAAAAAATATCCTGAATTAACATTAAATGAGCTGACTGAAGTTTATTATGAAGAAACTGGACAAACAATAAGTAAGTCCGGCTTGCATCATCGATTTAAGAAAATAAGTGAAGAGGCTAAACGATTGATCCAAATGGAGAGTGATTAA